AATGTTAAGATTATGGGAAAGCGTGCGTTCTGCCCTGTTTCCCGGATCGATGTCAAATATGTTGAGGACGTTAATTCCTATTTAGGAAAAACAATGTCTTTTGTTATCACACAGATTACCGAAGGTGGCCGGAATATTGTTGTCTCGAGAATACCGCTTCTTGAACAGGACCTTGAAAAGGCGCTCGATAAACTCGCTGCCGATGCAGGAACCGGGACCGTCTATACCGGAACGATTACGCGCATAACAAAGTTCGGGCTCTTCGTAGATCTTGGTCCTGCTGAAGGGCTTGTTCATATTTCCGAAGTTTCGTGGGACCGGGCAGAGAAACTCGAGGAATCATTCGTTCCCGGACAGAAAATCGAATGTGTTATCCTGGGTGTTGAGAAAAAGAAACGGCTTCAGGATACGAAAATATCACTTTCAATCAAACAGGTGCAGGAAAATCCCTGGGAACAGGTTGCAAAAACATATTCTGTCGGTTCGCAGGTCCATGGAGAAGTCACCCGCCTGACCGATTTTGGCGCCTTTGTAAAACTGACGCCCGGTATTGAGGGACTGGTGCATGTCTCGGAAATGGCGTGGGGTAAACGGGTGCGACATCCTAAAGATGTCCTTTCGGAGGGACAGCAGGTAAAAGTAACCGTTTTGAGGATTGATGAAAATAAGAGAGAGATATCCCTGACACTCAAGGATGTGGATTCAGATCCCTGGAAAAATATTACCGTCCAGTTTCCTGTGGGGAGTATTGCAAAGGGTACTGTTGCAAGCCGGACAAAATACGGATATTTCATCGATTTGACCGAAGAGATTACCGGCTTGTTGCCGAACAGTAATATCGGGGCGAATAAAAAAGGATCGATCAAGGTAGGCGATGAAATTGAGGTGCGTATCCAAAGCATCGATCTGGAACGGCGGCGGATATCACTGTCCTATGGAATCGAACATACTGAAGAGAATGCCCAAGAAATGGAAAAATTTATGAAAGAGCAGAAGAAAAGGCCCGCGGCGTCTTCAAAATCCTCATCGGAATTCGGTGAAGCCCTGCGCGCAGCGCTGACAAAGAAAAAATAGCAAGACCCGGGGCAAAAATTCCTGAAAAGAAAGGCAAAAACGATGAATGTTCTGGTTGTTGGTGGTGCTGGTTATATCGGAAGTCATGTCGCCCGGGCATTTTTGGATTCCGGCCATACCGTTACCGTCTATGATAATCTCAGTCTCGGTTGCCGGGAAAATCTGTTTGATGATGCTGCCTTTGTTGAAGGCGATATTCTCGATTATGACCTTCTGTGCTCCACGATGAAACAGGGTTTTGACGGCCTCATTCATCTGGCGGCGTTCAAGGCTGCCGGTGAATCCATGATTGTGCCGGAAAAATATGCAACAAATAATATCAGTGGGACTGTTTCGTTGTTAAATGCCGCTATGGCAAGGGGGGTAAACAATATCGTGTTCTCTTCTTCCGCGGCCGTCTATGGAGACCAGCAATATCTTCCCGTGGATGAAAATCATCCGGTTATGCCGGAGAACTTTTACGGCTACACCAAATTGGAAATCGAACGGATGCTCGAGTGGTATTCCCGCTTGAAAGGAATGCATTATGCCGCGCTTCGCTATTTTAATGCGACAGGGTACGATCATAAGGGAAGAATAACCGGGCTGGAAAAGAACCCGGCGAATCTTCTTCCGATTATCATGGAGGTGGCGGTCGGTCTGCGAAAAGAGCTTCAGATTTTTGGTGATGATTATTCCACCGGGGACGGCACCTGTATTCGTGATTATATTCACGTCAGCGATCTTGCTCATGCTCATGTAAAGGCCCTGGAGTATATCACGGAAAAGGCCAATAATCTAATCGTTAATCTCGGCAGTGAAACCGGTGTCAGTGTCAAGACCATGGTCGATGTCGCCCGGAAAATCACCGGAACACCGGTGCCGGCAAATGTTGTCGCCCGCAGACCGGGCGATCCCGAAAAACTGATCGCTTCATCACAAAAAGCATTCGAACTGCTCGGATGGAAAGCCCGGTACAGCGATGTCGAATCGATTATCGAAAGCACCTGGAATGTCTACCGGAAAAACTTTAATCAGGAAAAATAAGAGCGCACCGGTTAAAGCCGGGGCCTGACGTTTTTTTAATACCCCGATTCATCTTTAGGCTTTTCTACCACCTGAAAATCATCGATGACGATGCTGATTTGTAAAGCGAGCGCACCAGGGGGGGAGCATAGAACCGCCGGGCGAATTCGTTGATATCCTTATCACCCTGCTCCCTTTTGAAAATTGAATAGAGAATCGGTCGTTTCGTGGTATTTGCACCGATTCGTTCGAAGAGAAGGTTCCCTCTATTGTCCCAGATTTGAAGGTGAAATTTTGTTTGGGCCGCGTAGGAAACCGGACGGGAATAATGGCCTTCACCGTATTTATCATTACGCCATCCTCTGGGTTGTGCCACCCGGTGCTGGATACAGCATGAGTAGGGAAAGGCGACAAGGTCGACTTTGTACTTTTTCGTAAGCTGATATATGTAAAAGGAGATGCTGTCGAAATGGGTCGTATCGTTTTTTAAAAAGGATGCCCGTTTTTCAAACAATTTTCCGATGGAATCGCCGAGTGAATCCGACTGGTGGATTTGAAAATGCTTTCCAAGCTCAAAAGGTACCAGGCCGTTGAGCGCTTCCAGAAAAAAGGAGTCGGCAAACTGGGTGTCGGGGTGAATTCTGGTATTATCAAAGTATTCGGTTATGATTTGCTGCAGTGGAATATAAAGAACTGTGGCAGTGGAATCGGAGAGGATATCATGATTATTGTGCACATACACCATCGTCGACCTGTTGGCGCAAAAGGATAGCAGGACCGGAACAATAATAAGGGCGATTTTGATAGAATGTCTCAAATACATGAATTGAATTTATTGTGACAGGCTGATTTTTTCTGTGGTTAAAAAAATACTATGAGGCACAAACCCATCGTGCTCTTTACATCATTATATATTGCCGGAGCAACAGGAGCAAGAAAAAGGTCGACACGTTAATTGAAAATAGTATTGGTACGGTTAAAATAAACTATATATTTTATTTCCAGTGCCTTTGCGCTTTTCTCATGATTTTTTTTTCGAGTTTTCCCTATAGGGGGGTTTTATGAAAAATCTTGTAATTACCATTGGAGTTATTGTTGTTGTTGGGATAGGTGCTCTGGTATACCTGAAAACCCGTCCATCCCATCTTGAGATTGCACAAAGCGCCCAGAGCCGGGCGGCATACAGCGAAGCACTCGCTCTTTATATCGAAGCAGTATTTGAATCTTCACCGAAAAGAGAATTGCCCGATAAGAATAAAGCCAAAGTGGCAAGCGAAAACGAATGGCGAAATAAGATTGCCGATTACATTGCCTGGGTATCATCGAGTCCTGAAGATGTCCCGGATAACTATTATGCTGCGGTACAGGGAATTGCGCAGTGTACATCGCTTGTGCCCAGCCAAAATTTTATGGTTGAGCAGAAAAAGAAATCTGCAGTGCTTGAGGGATTTAAAATCTGGTGGAAGAAAGCGTTTTTCCCTGAAATGGTTACCATGCCCGAAAATCATATACCTCTCATAGAAAAAACCCTGAATGAAAATATGTCTTTCGTAAATATCTCTTCGAGCAGAAATTACACCTACTCCGGATGTCTTCTGGATTATAACTCGGCAAAGCGGACCGATTTTCATCTGTATGCCGATAATAATATTCAGCTCCTGGCGAAACCGGGGGATTACCTTCTTTTGTGCAAGAGTTCGGCCAGATTTCCTTCAGGACAGGTGTGGGAGTCGCGATATAGTGTTCTTCCGGTCACCATCCCCGACACTTCATCGGTTGTTTCATTCACGCTCCAGACAAGGGTGAGCAGAGAAAAGTAAAAATTGGAATGGTGGAGTAGTGGAGGGATGGGTAAACATTCATCCAGGAATCACTCCAGCACTCCAATTCTTATTCGTATTCCAGCAGATAACTTTCGATAAACATATCGATATCGCCGTCCAGGACTGCCGTGGCATTTGATGTTTCGGTATTGGTACGGTGGTCTTTGACCATATTGTAGGGATGGAGCACATAGGATCTGATCTGGCTGCCCCATTCGATTTTCTTTTTCTTTGCCATTTTTTCCTGACGGTTTTTATCTTCTTCTTCTTTGAAGTGCTGCCGGACCCGTGCTTTTAGTATTCGCAGTGCGGTAGCGCGGTTTTTTATCTGTGACCGTTCATTTTGGCATTGAACGATAATGCCGGTGGGGACATGGGTCATTCTCACTGCAGAATCGGTTTTATTAATATGCTGTCCGCCGGCGCCGCTGGCCCGGTAAGTATCGACCCGTATCTCGTTTTCGTCAAGATTGAAGTCATCGGTTTCTTCGATGAGCGGATAGGAGTAAACTGAAGCAAAAGAGGTGTGGCGACGGCTGTTGGAATCGAAGGGAGAGATACGGACCAGGCGGTGTACGCCGCATTCCACCTTGAGATGACCATAAACATAATCCCCCTGAACTTCCATCATAACACTTTTTAACCCGGCTTCATCGCCGGGCAGGGAGTCCAGAATGGTGTACTTGAATCCTTTTTTTTCAATCCACCGGCAATACATCCTGAACAGCATTTCACACCAGTCACAGCTTTCGGTCCCGCCGGCGCCGCTGTGAATACTCACTATCGCAGGAGAAGCATCATCCTCTCCGCCGAGTTTGCGCAAAAATTCAAGCCTGTCAATCGCCTTCTCGATGTCTCCTGCAGAAGCGGTAAGCTCCTCCAGCGAACTTTGGTCATCGTCTTCCAGAGATATCTCATACAGCTCCAGAGCATCTTCACATTCCCGGTTAACACTCTCCCAGGAATCTACATGCTTTTTCAGATCTTTGATCCGTTTTGATACGTTCTGAGCATTTTTGGTATCGTTCCAGAAATCATTTTCCGCAGATTGTGCCTCAAGTTTTGCTAATTCTTCTTTTTTGGCGTCAATATCAAAGATACCCCCTGAGATTATCAATCCGCTTTTTCATTTCTTTTATCTGGTCGAGTTCAAGAATTTCAGCCATAATTTTCTCCCTTTTTATCGAAAATATCAACTAATGCACTTTTGTCCCATAATATACATTAAGTATTTGTTACTAAATTATTTATTGGAGATTTGAATCGCCGGCCAAACCCCAAAACCTGCCGCTTTTAAGCAAAGATTATACCATATATTGTATTGTTTTTTGTTATATCGCTTGACTTTATTTTTCGGTGGTCATATATTTCAAACATTCAAAATACAATATGTAGGGGGTTGGCCGGTTCCAGAAAATATACCGGCCTTAGGGTACGTAAACTTTCAAGCACCAGGGAGAAAAATATGGCGCCATATACGTCGTCTGCTGCAAAAAATATCACGGGTTCTGTACAGTCAGTAGTTCAAGAGGAAAAAGGTATGAAAAAAGCGGGTAATCAGAGTGGGTTAAAGGAAAAACTGACGAAGAAAAAAGCGCCTCTTACCTCAAATGCGCGGACGGTTCTTCAGAAGCGTTATTTGAGAAAGGATGATTCCGGTAATGTGGTTGAAGAGCCGGAGGATATGTTTTTCAGAGTGGCGGAGAATATTGCAAAGGCGGAAAAAACCTATGATCCCAAGGCGAATACGCTCCTGTGGACCGAAAAATACTACAATATGATGGTTGATCTCGATTTTCTTCCCAATTCACCCACGCTCATGAATGCAGGAAGAGAGCTTCAGCAGTTGTCGGCCTGTTTTGTCCTGCCGGTCGGGGATTCAATGCAGGATATTTTTAATTCCGTAAAAAATACGGCGTTGATTCACAAAAGCGGTGGTGGAACCGGTTTTTCATTTTCCAGTATCCGTCCGAAAAACGATATGGTCAAGTCTACCAAAGGGATATCCAGCGGTCCTCTTTCCTTCATGCGGGTTTTTGATACGGCGACGGAAACGGTCAAACAGGGTGGCACCCGACGGGGTGCAAACATGGGGATTTTAGAGTGCACTCACCCCGAAATACTCGATTTTATTGAAACAAAAGAGAATGACGGCATTCTCTCCAATTTTAATATCTCGGTCGGTATTAATGATGAGTTTATGAAAGCGCTCAAGAAAGATGATGAATATCCTTTGCGCAACCCCCGAACCGGAGAGATCGTGGGACATCAGAAGGCGTCGAAAGTGTTCAAGCGCATTGTCGAACTTGCCTGGAAAAACGGCGAGCCGGGAGTTGTCTTTCTGGACAAAATCAATGAGCATAACCCGACTCCCCACGTGGGCAGGATGGAAAGTACCAATCCCTGCG
This genomic window from Chitinivibrionales bacterium contains:
- a CDS encoding S1 RNA-binding domain-containing protein, which translates into the protein MNEKKHDDFFDEGKEKQSPQQDLMDLIEKQDRKSTAKTFSKGDKVSGPVIKLGSEYAFLDIGAKNDAVMKVDELKDESGEVPVKEGDTIEGYIISDSEGEIVVSRSLAGYSGSIADLRNAMNSRMPVQGKVTGVNKGGLNVKIMGKRAFCPVSRIDVKYVEDVNSYLGKTMSFVITQITEGGRNIVVSRIPLLEQDLEKALDKLAADAGTGTVYTGTITRITKFGLFVDLGPAEGLVHISEVSWDRAEKLEESFVPGQKIECVILGVEKKKRLQDTKISLSIKQVQENPWEQVAKTYSVGSQVHGEVTRLTDFGAFVKLTPGIEGLVHVSEMAWGKRVRHPKDVLSEGQQVKVTVLRIDENKREISLTLKDVDSDPWKNITVQFPVGSIAKGTVASRTKYGYFIDLTEEITGLLPNSNIGANKKGSIKVGDEIEVRIQSIDLERRRISLSYGIEHTEENAQEMEKFMKEQKKRPAASSKSSSEFGEALRAALTKKK
- the galE gene encoding UDP-glucose 4-epimerase GalE produces the protein MNVLVVGGAGYIGSHVARAFLDSGHTVTVYDNLSLGCRENLFDDAAFVEGDILDYDLLCSTMKQGFDGLIHLAAFKAAGESMIVPEKYATNNISGTVSLLNAAMARGVNNIVFSSSAAVYGDQQYLPVDENHPVMPENFYGYTKLEIERMLEWYSRLKGMHYAALRYFNATGYDHKGRITGLEKNPANLLPIIMEVAVGLRKELQIFGDDYSTGDGTCIRDYIHVSDLAHAHVKALEYITEKANNLIVNLGSETGVSVKTMVDVARKITGTPVPANVVARRPGDPEKLIASSQKAFELLGWKARYSDVESIIESTWNVYRKNFNQEK